A window of the Henckelia pumila isolate YLH828 chromosome 3, ASM3356847v2, whole genome shotgun sequence genome harbors these coding sequences:
- the LOC140890434 gene encoding abscisic acid receptor PYL4-like, with protein sequence MNINQLPSTLLLSHMKMPSDLPKSSLLLQRIKETPTTAAAAVCKQTYRHPSAAQVPDHVLHHHNHAVGSNQCCSAVSQHVSAPVSTVWSVVRRFDNPQAYKHFIKSCHVILGDGDVGTLREIHVISGLPAVSSTERLEILDDERHIISFSVVGGDHRLANYRSVTTLHAAEDGGGTVVVESYVVDVPQGNTKEETCVFVDTIVKCNLQSLAHTAQASARRNAST encoded by the coding sequence ATGAATATAAACCAACTACCCAGTACTCTTCTTCTATCCCATATGAAAATGCCTTCCGACCTCCCCAAATCCTCTCTTCTCCTCCAGAGAATCAAAGAAACCCCCACCACCGCCGCCGCAGCCGTCTGCAAGCAAACCTACCGCCATCCCTCCGCCGCACAAGTCCCGGACCACGTGCTACACCACCACAACCACGCCGTGGGCTCGAACCAGTGCTGCTCCGCCGTCTCCCAGCACGTCTCCGCCCCCGTCTCCACCGTGTGGTCCGTCGTCCGCCGCTTCGACAACCCGCAGGCGTACAAGCACTTCATCAAGAGCTGCCACGTGATCCTTGGCGACGGCGACGTGGGCACTCTCCGGGAGATCCACGTCATCTCCGGACTCCCCGCCGTGAGCAGCACGGAGCGTTTGGAGATCCTGGACGACGAGAGGCACATCATCAGCTTCAGCGTCGTCGGAGGGGACCACCGCCTGGCGAACTACAGGTCCGTCACGACGCTGCATGCGGCGGAGGACGGAGGAGGCACGGTGGTGGTGGAGTCGTACGTGGTGGACGTGCCGCAAGGGAACACTAAAGAAGAAACCTGTGTTTTTGTGGACACTATCGTCAAATGCAATCTCCAGTCTTTGGCGCATACTGCCCAGGCTTCAGCTAGGCGTAACGCTtctacataa